One Anopheles marshallii chromosome 3, idAnoMarsDA_429_01, whole genome shotgun sequence genomic region harbors:
- the LOC128711477 gene encoding uncharacterized protein LOC128711477: MKSRWNTVVTILLIVPLQTFLIDAKAVIDQKAEETLNINIPDQVQKRIGYDYPAPAAPITFDEHQHHEAEALPLLQHETLLDHHHDHDEHHHFDDHHHHEEHNDPGYWKKKLIWKEGWKKIWKPGKKQIWKPDWKKIWKPIWVPTEIPVWKDIQVPAWKQIWKPVWNEIQVPAWKEIQVPDWKKIWKPIWVPIKVPAWKEIQVPAWKQIWKPVWKEIQVPDWKEVHVPAWKQYWYPEWIKIGVPGEKYLGKDHDGWEYTSHDLWKKKLVWKSGWKKIWKTEQKQIWRTDKKLEWKSAWKQIWHQAKKQVWVEDKKLGWKEAWKQIWRTEKKQIWVPEKKLDWKAAWVQIWKPSKKLVWVPDKKLEWKEAWKQIWVPGWKEIWLPAWKKIWKPVWISEWFPSPDHHDHHHHEEIEHGWDRKDGTNSKLLFKRSEAETAQPKAVEGQLPEVSANITPAVVKTDNTENKSDFRFPT; this comes from the coding sequence GTTACTATCCTGCTGATAGTTCCGCTGCAGACGTTTCTAATCGACGCAAAAGCCGTTATAGATCAAAAGGCAGAAGAAACCCTTAATATTAACATACCAGACCAAGTGCAAAAACGTATCGGTTATGACTACCCTGCCCCAGCTGCACCTATAACGTTTGACGAGCATCAGCATCATGAAGCGGAAGCTCTGCCTCTGTTACAACATGAAACTTTACTCGATCATCACCACGATCACGATGAACACCACCATTTTGacgatcaccatcaccacgaAGAACACAATGACCCTGGGTATTGGAAAAAGAAGTTAATTTGGAAAGAAGGCTGGAAAAAGATATGGAAACCAGGCAAGAAACAAATTTGGAAACCAGACTGGAAAAAGATTTGGAAACCGATCTGGGTGCCGACAGAAATACCAGTCTGGAAGGATATTCAGGTTCCGGCATGGAAGCAAATCTGGAAGCCTGTGTGGAACGAGATTCAGGTGCCAGCATGGAAAGAAATACAGGTGCCGGACTGGAAGAAAATCTGGAAACCTATCTGGGTACCGATAAAGGTGCCCGCATGGAAGGAGATACAGGTACCTGCATGGAAGCAGATTTGGAAACCAGTATGGAAAGAAATCCAGGTTCCCGATTGGAAGGAAGTTCATGTCCCCGCTTGGAAGCAGTACTGGTATCCGGAATGGATCAAAATAGGCGTCCCCGGTGAGAAGTATCTCGGCAAAGATCATGACGGTTGGGAATATACCAGTCATGATCTATGGAAGAAAAAGCTTGTCTGGAAATCgggatggaagaaaatttggaaaaccGAACAGAAACAAATCTGGCGCACGGATAAAAAGTTGGAATGGAAATCGGCCTGGAAACAGATTTGGCATCAGGCTAAGAAACAGGTATGGGTAGAGGATAAAAAGCTCGGCTGGAAGGAAGCTTGGAAACAGATATGGCGCACGGAGAAGAAACAAATCTGGGTACCGGAGAAGAAACTCGATTGGAAGGCCGCATGGGTACAGATTTGGAAGCCAAGCAAAAAGCTAGTCTGGGTGCCAGACAAGAAACTCGAATGGAAGGAAGCGTGGAAGCAGATATGGGTGCCAGGCTGGAAGGAAATTTGGTTACCAGCCTGGAAGAAAATCTGGAAACCAGTGTGGATATCCGAGTGGTTCCCCTCACCCGATCATCacgatcatcaccatcacgaaGAAATTGAACACGGTTGGGATCGAAAGGATGGCACGAACTCGAAGTTGTTGTTCAAGCGCAGTGAAGCAGAGACCGCCCAACCGAAAGCTGTTGAAGGCCAACTTCCGGAAGTGTCTGCAAACATTACACCAGCGGTGGTCAAAACAGAtaacacagaaaacaaatcagATTTTCGGTttccaacctaa